The proteins below come from a single Chrysoperla carnea chromosome 1, inChrCarn1.1, whole genome shotgun sequence genomic window:
- the LOC123298965 gene encoding chymotrypsin-2-like, with protein sequence MIDTKDTPKGQAISTNCGGSLIGSQWVLTAKHCLLYPNLTAIGNPEKYQVIIGDNYWPSGEFIPVTDHYFYQNRTSIDDDIALLKLEHAPTKDIDPIPIQFEQLEPSTYDGELAHILGWGLEDPTSNYQPPQLRETNVKLYTENCDDTTLCFNPEDTQSNACEGDSGGPMTFMVNEVETLVGVTHVSKIENGIHCSGDFSSYTKTFYPPYAEWIQKTMNSN encoded by the exons ATGATTGATACTAAAGACACACCTAAAGGACAAGCTATATCTACAAATTGTGGTGGCAGTTTAATTGGATCGCAATGGGTTTTAACAGCAAAACATTGTTTACTGTACCCAAATCTTACAGCAATTGGTAATCCTGAG aaatatcaaGTGATCATCGGTGACAATTATTGGCCAAGTGGCGAATTTATACCAGTAACAGACcactatttttatcaaaatcgaacTTCCATAGATGATGACATTGCTTTGTTGAAATTAGAACATGCTCCTACGAAGGATATTGATCCAATACCAATACAATTCGAGCAACTTGAACCATCAACATATGATGGAGAATTAGCGCATATTTTGGGATGGGGTTTAGAGGACCCAACTAGTAACTATCAGCCCCCACAATTGCGAGAAACTAATGTTAAACTTTACACTGAAAATTGTGACGACACTACGTTATGCTTCAACCCAGAAGATACCCAATCGAACGCTTGTGAAGGAGATAGTGGTGGACCAATGACATTTATGGTCAATGAAGTTGAAACATTGGTTGGAGTAACTcatgtttcaaaaattgaaaacggaATACATTGTTCTGGTGACTTTAGCTCTTACACAAAAACTTTCTATCCACCCTATGCTGAATGGATACAAAAAACCATGAattcaaactaa
- the LOC123298956 gene encoding coagulation factor XI-like — MYFSGTLFAIVCAFSFVRSGSLRPRIINGTEADQDYPWVARILTNTEETPDGQQSLETDCGGTLIASQWVLTAKHCLLNEDLSVIGNPEKYQVIVGNNYWPGGQFIPVTDHYFYSDQSYIDDDIAMLKLEHAPKDIDPIPTQFDSLDPSTYDGKKAHILGWGLTDPTKDETITQLRETYVKLYTEGCEENVLCFNPKDTNTNSCEGDSGGPMTMMLNEVETMVGVTHVGQVINKVPCSVRL, encoded by the exons atgtatttttctggAACATTGTTTGCAATTGTGTGCGCTTTTTCat TTGTAAGAAGCGGATCTCTCCGACCACGTATAATAAATGGTACTGAAGCAGATCAAGATTATCCTTGGGTAGCAAGAATATTGACGAATACTGAAGAGACACCAGATGGTCAACAGTCCCTGGAGACAGACTGTGGAGGCACTTTAATTGCATCTCAATGGGTTTTAACAGCAAAACATTGTTTACTAAACGAAGATCTGTCAGTAATTGGTAATCCTGAg AAATATCAAGTGATTGTCGGTAACAATTATTGGCCAGGTGGCCAATTTATACCAGTCACAGACCACTATTTCTATTCGGATCAAAGTTACATTGACGATGACATTGCTATGTTGAAATTAGAACATGCCCCTAAAGACATTGATCCAATACCTACACAATTCGACTCACTTGACCCATCAACATATGACGGAAAAAAGGCTCATATTTTGGGATGGGGTTTAACTGACCCAACTAAAGACGAAACAATCACACAATTGAGAGAAACGTATGTGAAACTGTACACTGAAGGTTGTGAGGAAAACGTATTATGCTTCAATCCAAAGGACACCAATACGAACTCTTGTGAAGGAGATAGTGGTGGACCAATGACAATGATGCTTAATGAAGTTGAAACAATGGTTGGAGTAACTCATGTTGGGCAAGTTATAAACAAAGTACCGTGTTCAG TTcgattatag